Part of the Corynebacterium canis genome is shown below.
CGCCCGGGCCGCATGTGGTGGTCCGTCCCGCCCAGCGAAGATACGTTCCATACCTGGAAGGAGCTGACCACCGTCTACCACGAGGGTGTACCCGGCCACCACTTGCAGCTAGGCGTGGCCATGTGCGAGCGCGATCGATTGAACCTGTGGCGGCGCGTCGCCTGCTGGAATTCCGGCCATGGCGAAGGCTGGGCGTTATACGCGGAGGCCCTGATGGCGGAGCTCGGCTACCTCGACGACCCCGGCTTCCGCATGGGGCTTTTCGACGCCCAACGGCTCCGCGCCGCCCGTGTAGTGCTGGATATCGGCGTGCACCTGTCTAAACAGACCCCGGAGGGCGGGCAGTGGTCCTTCGAGTACGCCCGCGATTTCCTGCGCAAGCATGCGGCCATGAGCGACGCCAACCTTAACTTTGAGCTGCACCGCTATTTCGGGTGGCCGGGCCAGGCGCCCTCCTACGCCCTCGGCCAGCGCCTATGGCAGGAATTGCGTGACGACGCCCTGGCTGCCGGACGCACCGCCGCAGAGTTCCACGCCGCGGCGCTGGCGGAGGGTTCTATTCCCATGGAGATCCTGCGGCGGGTGGTTTTGGCCGGTTAGTGGGGAAGCTTGGGGGCGGGGGTCGGGGTGTGGGTCTCGCGTAGTTGCTGAGAGCTGCTGCGCGCTTTGATTGCTATAATCTATTTCTGTGCACAGAATTACTTTGCAATCTCTGGGGCGGGGGCCTGGGCTGGAAGTGTGCGCATGGCGCGCGGCGCTCGTCGAACACCCGAGCTTTTGGTGTCATGTCCGGCTAATGAACGTGCAGGAAATAACCGAAAACGTTTGACTTGATTCGCGCCTATTTTCGCATCGATGTTGGGGCTTGGGGAGGCTATTTCGGCGGCTTGATGGCGATCGTTATCCCTAGGAAATCGTGTGGCCTGGGCTGGGCTTCCTAGGCTTGCGCTTGGGGTTTTCCGGCTGGGCTCGCATTGGGTTTGTGTTGCCAAAGGTATTGGTGTAGCTACCGGCGCAGCATTGGATATTGGAAGCCGCAACTCGGGGTGGCTCGAAAGGGAGAGCTATTTGCTTTGTAATCGTTGGGAATTTTCGGCGAGATTGCGGATGTGGAAACAATGGGATTCGAACGGGAATCGCCTGATTTGTTCAATGAAGAAAACCCTAAGACGAATCTTACTTTAACTTCAATGGAAGCGTAATATAAGCTGTGGAGTAGGGTTTTTGGGCTTTTGCCAAGCGCATTTCTATTTGCATATTGGCGCCGCCGAAATGAATTGGGATCACCGTTAAGGAGCCAAATAATTGTAGCGCGCAACATTAATCGCTGTTTCTTTTGTAGTTGTGCAATTGCGCCAATGTGAACCAAGCTCGCCACGGACATGTAGTGATTTTGCTGCAGTGAGCGAGTGTGTGGTTGAGTTTGTGTGGCGGCTCCAATGGCACTGGGCGCTATCGGAGCCGCTAACCTGAGGGCCGTGTATGGGCCGCCGCAACCCCCTGATGCGGCGACCCTGCAACTGGAAACGGCAGGTAGGCATAATGAAATGCCCTCTTACCAAAGCGATGCTTGGTTTCGAGGGCATTGGGAATAGCCAGTATCCTGCGGATACAAGCCTCGTTCTCTGCCGGGGACTTCCCGACAGCTCCCGAAAACTAGTCCAGCAGGTCCAGAACCAGGTCCCAGAAGGTGTCAAGAAGGTTGTAGGAGAGATCAAACATCGGAGATGATCCTTTCGAGTTTTGAGTTTAGGTGTGCTACTTAGGTCCTAGCGGAGCCTAGCTTTGCTAGGGCATCACGCCAGTTCTTAAGTAGCCGCTTTAGGAAGCTTCAGAGTCCAGTGCCTGAAGGATTCAGGCGCTGCATCGACTAGTCGAGAATGTCGAGGATGAAGTCCCAGAAGGTGTACAGAACGTTGTAGGAGAGGTCGAACATCTCTTTCCTTTCTCGTGAGCATCGGTGAGCCGGTAACCATCTTGGCAGACGCTCGAGTTTCGCGTCAACCCGATGGGGTGAGAACTGACTTCGGCGGGGTATCTAAGAACTCGTATGAGGTTTGAAGCGGGCCTTAATTCAAGTCGAACGCTTGAGTAGTTTCCGCCATTCGAACCATCGCAGAGCACTTCTGATTCCTGCCTTCGATTGCAACTTTAACGCTAAGAATTCCCTGTAAAAACCCCCAAAAGTGGGGGCGTAATGAATAGAGCGTCTTTTACGATATGGAGGGTAAGGGGGTGTGTTGCGTCATATAGGAAGGAAGCGGATATTCCCATTATGCGAGCATTTTGGCCCGCTAATCAAGGCCGCAGTTTTTATTCGCAATCTCATTTCTGTATTTTTCGCCCAAACCTGAGAGATTTCACGGTTTCAGCAGCGTAACGGCAGGTTTTTCAGGAGCAACAAGGTTCCCCCACCGGAGGTAGCGTTCGGGGGTGGTGGGGCATTGATTCTGTCCATTGATTCGGGAGCTTTCTGGCGTCCGCACGGTCGCCGCGCACGTCGGCCGTAGGCGGTCACTGGCCGTTATTCTTAGCCATATGGAATGGGTGTTCGTAGGAGCGATTATCGCCGGTTGGGTGGATGCGGTGATCGGGGGTGGGGGGCTCGTGCTTATCCCACTATTGATGTCTGCTGGCCTGTCACCGACGATGGCGCTCGGTACAAACAAGCTCGCAGGGTGCCTAGGAACCTTTACCGCTACCGTCACCTTGGCGCGCAGGATCGGCTCCCCACCTGCGGTTTTGCGCTATATTCCGGTGGCGCTGTGCTGTTCGGGATTGGGGGCGAGCGTTGCGAGCCTGCTTTCGGCCGCCGTGATGCGCCCGCTGGTCATTGGGTTATTGCTGGTAACCGGCGTTTTTGTGGCGCTACGCCCGGGATTCGGCACGGCGGGTGAAGGGGTCACGCGCCGGCGCCCAGTGCTGATGCTGGTGATCGCCGGGATCATCGGATTTTACGATGGCATTTTTGGCCCAGGCACCGGAATGTTCCTGATCATGGGTTTTACCGCGCTGCTCACGGGCGATTTCTTGCGCTCTGCTGTCTACGCAAAAGTGGTCAACGTCTCCACCAATGTCGGCGCCCTGATTGTGTTCGGTTTCACAGGTCAGGTTTGGTGGGAGCTGGGCTTGGGGCTGGCGGTAGCCACCGTGATCGGCGCACAACTCGGGGCTCGGACCGTGCTCAGCGGAGGGGCGAAGCTCGTTCGCTACGCCCTGCTCATTATGGTTGTGGTATTAGTCACAAGGCTGGTGTTTAGCGGCTAGCGCGGGTGGTAGCGGCCGTCGCCGTGGCGGCCCACGGGTCCTCCGGCCACGGGTGCTTGGGGTACCTGCCGCGCATTTCTTTACGCACCTCCGCATAGGGTCCAGCCCAGAAGCTGCGCAGGTCGCTCGTGATGGCAAGCGGCCGCCCGGCGGGTGAAAGGAGGTGGAATTGCACGCGCTGGCCCGCGATACGTGGCGATTCGGCCAAACCGAAACATTCCTGAAGTTTCACGGCGACCACGGCCCGTTCGGCGCTGTACGTCACCTTGTGTCTGCGGCCGCTCGACACGGTGAGGTGCGTGGGTACCTCCGCGTCGAATGTGGCCACCAGATCCCAGGGGATAAGGTTGCGCAGGTTCACGGAAAGGTCAGGGTTTAGCCATTCCGCGAGTCGTGCGTGCAGGGCGTTCTGGTCCACCGCCGGCCAGGGAGCGCCGAGCTGCGCGTGGAGATAGGCAAGCCGCTCACGGATGCGTTGTTGATCCTCGGGC
Proteins encoded:
- a CDS encoding TSUP family transporter, producing the protein MEWVFVGAIIAGWVDAVIGGGGLVLIPLLMSAGLSPTMALGTNKLAGCLGTFTATVTLARRIGSPPAVLRYIPVALCCSGLGASVASLLSAAVMRPLVIGLLLVTGVFVALRPGFGTAGEGVTRRRPVLMLVIAGIIGFYDGIFGPGTGMFLIMGFTALLTGDFLRSAVYAKVVNVSTNVGALIVFGFTGQVWWELGLGLAVATVIGAQLGARTVLSGGAKLVRYALLIMVVVLVTRLVFSG